The Argonema galeatum A003/A1 genomic sequence GGAGGGGTTGGGGGTGGGGTTCCACTGTCCCGGCGAATGACTGGTAGCCGAAGAAAGGTTACTCACTCCCCCACTCTCCCACTCTCCTCTTTCCCTCTTCCCCTAGTCCCTAGCCCCTAGTCCCTAGCCCCTTCTTTAATTTTTCTGCAAATCTGAGTTTGGCAGAACGCGATCGCGCATTTCTTTCTATTTCTTCTTCTTGTGGTATGATCGGCTTTTTCGTCAGCACCCGCAATATTTCTGAATTTCGCAGACTGTGCTTGACGATGCGGTCTTCTAAACTGTGAAAGCTGATGATGCCAATTCTGCCACCCGGTTTTAGCCAGTTGGGTGCTAGAGACAGGAACGTTTCTAAAGATGTTAACTCTTGATTGACCGCAATTCGCAGTCCTTGAAAGGAGCGGGTAGCTGGGTGAATTCTGCCGTAGCGGTATTGACGGGGGACGCAGCGTGCGATCGCCTCTGCTAACTCGGTTGTTGTCTGAAACGGACGCTTCTCTACGATCGTTCTGGCGATTCGTCGCGATAGTCGTTCTTCTCCATATTTGTAGAAAATATCCGCCAGATCCGCCTCTTCCCAATGGTTGATTATTTCATCTGCTGTCAGGGATTGACTGCGATCCATCCGCATATCCAACTCAGCTTCGTGCCGAAAACTAAAGCCTCGCGAACCTGTATCGAGATGGAACGAGCTTACACCTAAGTCGGCTATTATACCATCAAATAGTTCTTTTTCGGGTTTGTATTCTGTGAAATTGCCTTGCCAGAATTGGATGCGTGAGGTATATTCAGCCAAGTAGATTTTGGCGGCGACGATCGCATCCTCATCTCGGTCAATAGCCGTAATCTGGATATCGGGTGCAGCTTCTAGAATTAAACGGCTGTGTCCGCCACCTCCTACCGTTGCATCGAGGTAATGTCCACCCGGACAGATTGCTAGCCCTTCAATTAACTCATGCGCCAGCACCGGAATATGTACAAATGCGGCTGGTTCCTTCTGATTCGTCAAATAATCGTCGATCGCATCCATGAGGAAAATTTAGCGGCGATAAATACACGCATCTTCTATTTTGCCGATAATTTTGGCGAATTTCTGGTTATACCCGTTGTAATCGTTCAATATAATAACATAAGCCTGACCTGGATACTCTATTTCCGAGACAAGCTTATTAAGAAGTTCCCGATCGCGATCCGAAATATGCAATTGATACCAAGGGCGGTTTTGCTTGATTCCCAATATATAAAATGGTTTTTCAGGAAAGTAAGTTAGCTCTTTTTGTACCAAGTATGCTTCTTTAATCTGAAGGTAAACAGATAACTGCTGACGCAGACGATCAACTGCTGTATTTGGCAGATTGTGTTGTCCAAATCTATCCCTGTCAGTTACAGTTGACCGCTCTTGCTGAGCCTTCACCAATAAATCGTACTGCCGATCGGCACGCTTCTGATAAGCTTTTGCTAACTCTACTTGTTCCTGTTGCATCAGGAAATAATAAATCAACTCGCAGCCTTGTATAACACACTCCGGATTTGTTTTCATCGCATTTTCGATGTAACCGATACCAGAATCATCATTTTTATGTAGCAATATTTGACCGAGACTATAGTTAGCCGGTGCGTCGTTCGGTTGAGTTGTTAGTATTTCTTGCAATAGTGGTATAGCAGCTTCATCACCCTTTAATTTAGCCGTCCAAGAAGCGCGATTCCAAGCTTCTTCCGCCGTTAAAGGCTGCTGATGGGCTTTTTCTTGCAATGCTTCAAGGTTCTTTAGCGATTCCTGGACATAAGCGTATTCCTGCCGCCAAGGCGTTTCGTTTGCCAGTTTCCAGGTGCTATCGAAATAAGTTGTCAACTTATTTAAAACATTTTCCATAAATTGCTGTGCTGCGCTCAATTTAACTGGTTCGCTAAGAGGTGCATTATGCTGTTTATCGGTAAAATAACCTAATGCAGCAAGGCGATCTGATAGACAGGGATGGGTGTCGGCGTTATTAGTTTTTTGTTTGAGTGATTGCTCAAACCATCGAGTGGCATCTTCCGCAGGCAAACTATTCGCCAAGGCAGCACACATATTTGTATAAATTGCCTCTGGTGGTTCTATTTTATGATTAACTTGTTTATAAATGTTAGGCCAAAATTCGCTTTCCAAAAATCTAGATTTAACTTCTGTACTGATAAGAGCTTCGGCAGCATTTTTCGCTCCTGTCAACTCTGCTGCACACCGATCGGCTTCGTATTCATTCATGCGTGCTAAAACAAAGGAATAAGCATTGAAAAAGGGAATATACCAGTTAAAAAATCGCTCGAAAAGAATAGAAGAACCGTGCATTCCACTTTGATGCAGCTTTTCCCAAATCTGACCGTGGGTTTTGCGAACCCGATAAATCCAGCCAGCAAAACGACTGTGATTGCCCGATAAATGTCCTAATTCGTGGGCGAGTACAGCGCGAAACTGGCTCCCAGAAAGAGCTTGCATCAAAGGTAGCCCTATTATCAGGTAGTTTTGCTGCCATCCGAACAGACCTAAACGAGGTCTTTGTACAACAGCAGCATTAAATTCATTTGTCAATAGGATGTGATGAAATCGGGGAGCTTGTAGCTTAGAGGTAAGTTCGTCAACGAAGGCAAATAGATGTGGAACTTCTTGGGGGGTGAGTGCTAAACCTGTAGGTGGGGGAAAAGTCACCCAAAGCGATCGCAAAATGATAAAAGCCGGAACCAGCAACAGAATGGCAAACTTAATCATGTAAACGTTGATTCTGTGGCTAACCAGCACCAGCAGCACCAAAACCGCCAACAGTGCAATCAGTCCTGCTAGGATGAGGAAAATGTAAGCGTAACCAAGAGCAGCTAAAAGACCAACACGCAGTTTATAACTTGCGGGTTGCTGACGGGCAAAACCTTCTAAACGCTGTACCAGCACATCGAACTGTTCCTGAGTCATCGCCATTGCATCTCACCTAAAATAGAAATGCTCGAAGATAGCTAATCTTTACCCAAGAAATTTGCTATACCTATTTTAGTCAGTTTTAACTCAACTCCGAAGGCTTGAGCCAATATAATTGAAGCAGCGAAACAAAAATTAAAATTGCTGTTCTATGGCAAGAATTGAGACCCGAACCGAACCCATGATCCTCAACATGGGGCCGCACCATCCCTCGATGCACGGGGTGTTGAGGTTAATTGTCACCCTGGATGGGGAGGATGTAGTAGATTGCGAGCCAGTTATTGGCTACCTGCATCGCGGCATGGAAAAAATTGCCGAGAACCGCACCAATATCATGTACGTTCCCTACGTCAGCCGGTGGGACTACGCGGCGGGGATGTTCAACGAAGCTGTCACCGTCAACGCACCCGAAAAGCTAGCCAATATTTCAGTTCCCAAACGCGCCAGCTATATCCGCGTCATCATGCTGGAACTGAACCGGATTGCCAATCACCTCCTGTGGCTTGGCCCGTTTTTGGCTGACGTTGGCGCTCAAACGCCCTTCTTCTACATCTTCCGCGAACGGGAAATGATCTACGATTTGTGGGAAGCAGCTACCGGGTATAGGTTGGTGAACAACAACTACTTCCGCATTGGCGGAGTAGCAGTGGATTTGCCTTATGGGTGGGTTGACAAATGCGAAGACTTCTGCGACTACTTCCTGCCCAAAGTGGATGAGTACGAACGCTTGATTACCGATAACCCCATCTTCCGCAGGCGGACAGAAGTCATCGGCACCATCACCCGCGAACAAGCGATTAACTGGGCACTCTCTGGCCCCATGTTACGCGCTTCGGGAGTGAAGTGGGATTTGCGGAAAGTTGACCACTACGAGTGCTACGACGATTTCGACTGGGAAGTGCAATGGGAAACTGCGGGTGATTGTTACGCCCGTTATCTGGTGAGGATTCGCGAAATGCGCGAGTCAGTGAAGATTATTCGCCAAGCGATTAAGGGGCTTCCCGGCGGGCCATTCGAGAACCTGGAAGCCAAACGGATGGCAGGCGGGCCAAAATCTGAGTGGAACGGTTTTGATTACCAGTTCATCGGTAAGAAGATTGCGCCCACTTTCAAGATTCCCAAAGGTGAAATTTACGCTCGCGTTGAAAGCGGTAAAGGCGAGCTGGGAATTTATTTGATTGGGGATGATAATGTATTCCCTTGGCGTTGGAAGATTCGTGCAGCCGATTACAACAATCTGCAAATTTTCCCTCACATCCTTAAGGGTGCAAAAGTTGCCGACATTGTGGCAATTTTGGGCAGTATTGACATTATCATGGGTTCGGTCGATCGCTAGAGGTAAATTTTGGATTTTGGATTTTGGATTTTGGATTGATTCCATTCTAAAATCTAAAATCCAAAGCCTGAAATCTAAAATATCATGAATGATTATAATCTGGATTTGTGTGATGCGATCGCGCTTCGCATTTCCCAATGTCCACAACAGCGCATCACCTTCGCCGAGTACATGGATTTAGTGCTGTATCACCCCCAGCACGGTTACTACGCCACCAATAAAGTCAATATTGGAGCGCAGGGTGATTTTTTCACCTCGCCTCATCTTAGTGCTGATTTTGGCGAATTGCTGACCGAACAATTTGTCCAGATGTGGCAAATTCTGGATTGTCCGGTGCCTTTTACGTTAGTAGAAATGGGCGCAGGACAAGGAATTTTGGCAGGTGACGTTCTGCGATATTCGCAACGGCAATATCCCGATTTTTTTAACGCCATAGAATACATCATTGTTGAAAAGTCACCGGCTTTAAAAAAAGAACAGCAACAGCGGTTAAAAGAATTGCCAATCCGATGGTGTGCTATTGAAGAAATACCAACTGAAACTATTATCGGCTGCTGTTTTTCTAATGAATTGGTTGATGCGTTACCAGTACATCAGTTTGTGATTGAAAATGGCAAACTGAGCGAAATCTACGTAACAAACCAGGATAGTATAAATTTTGTAGAAGTGGCGGATGAACCTTCTACAAATGAGTTGATTAAATATTTTGAATTAGTCGAAATCGATTTGATTTCTCCTGCTTATCCAGATGTCTATCGCAGTGAAGTTAACCTAGCAGCTTTGGACTGGTTAAGTACAGTTGCAGATAAGCTACAGCGCGGATATCTTTTAACTGTTGATTATGGCTATATAGCTAGTCGCTATTACAGCCCAGGTAGAGATAGGGGTACGCTACAATGTTACTATCAGCACGCGCATCATGACAATCCTTATATAAATATTGGCAGACAAGATATCACAGCCCATGTTAATTTTACGGCATTGGAACGCTGGGGTGAATTATGCCGTTTGCAGAAGATTGGTTTTACTCAGCAAGGGTTATTTTTGATGGCGTTGGGGTTGGGGAACCGTATCGCTTCTCTCTCTTCCAGTAATGCTACTGATGGTAAGGCGATTCTGCAAGTTTTGCAGCGTCGCGATGCTTTACACCAAATGATAAATCCAATGGGGTTAGGCGGTTTTGGGGTGTTGGTTCAAAGTAAGGGGTTGAGTTTGCAGGAAATGGCGCAGACTCTCAAGGGTTTGAGTATACCGAATTCTCCTACACTGACATAGGATTTTTTTTAACGCAAAGGATAATGGGTATGTTGTTGCGGGTTTTGGCNNNNNNNNNNTAAGAGCGCTAAAGCGCAACAACGTACCTAAAATAATTTTCAAGTTTTTTGAGTCTCTAATTCTAAGATAGTTAATACATACTCTGCTTGGTTAACACAGTGATTTGTGGATAGGTCAAAAACTAACCCACTTTGTTCGGCATTCACATCGATTAAAGTTGGTAATTCACC encodes the following:
- the rsmH gene encoding 16S rRNA (cytosine(1402)-N(4))-methyltransferase RsmH; its protein translation is MDAIDDYLTNQKEPAAFVHIPVLAHELIEGLAICPGGHYLDATVGGGGHSRLILEAAPDIQITAIDRDEDAIVAAKIYLAEYTSRIQFWQGNFTEYKPEKELFDGIIADLGVSSFHLDTGSRGFSFRHEAELDMRMDRSQSLTADEIINHWEEADLADIFYKYGEERLSRRIARTIVEKRPFQTTTELAEAIARCVPRQYRYGRIHPATRSFQGLRIAVNQELTSLETFLSLAPNWLKPGGRIGIISFHSLEDRIVKHSLRNSEILRVLTKKPIIPQEEEIERNARSRSAKLRFAEKLKKGLGTRG
- a CDS encoding M48 family metallopeptidase, which produces MTQEQFDVLVQRLEGFARQQPASYKLRVGLLAALGYAYIFLILAGLIALLAVLVLLVLVSHRINVYMIKFAILLLVPAFIILRSLWVTFPPPTGLALTPQEVPHLFAFVDELTSKLQAPRFHHILLTNEFNAAVVQRPRLGLFGWQQNYLIIGLPLMQALSGSQFRAVLAHELGHLSGNHSRFAGWIYRVRKTHGQIWEKLHQSGMHGSSILFERFFNWYIPFFNAYSFVLARMNEYEADRCAAELTGAKNAAEALISTEVKSRFLESEFWPNIYKQVNHKIEPPEAIYTNMCAALANSLPAEDATRWFEQSLKQKTNNADTHPCLSDRLAALGYFTDKQHNAPLSEPVKLSAAQQFMENVLNKLTTYFDSTWKLANETPWRQEYAYVQESLKNLEALQEKAHQQPLTAEEAWNRASWTAKLKGDEAAIPLLQEILTTQPNDAPANYSLGQILLHKNDDSGIGYIENAMKTNPECVIQGCELIYYFLMQQEQVELAKAYQKRADRQYDLLVKAQQERSTVTDRDRFGQHNLPNTAVDRLRQQLSVYLQIKEAYLVQKELTYFPEKPFYILGIKQNRPWYQLHISDRDRELLNKLVSEIEYPGQAYVIILNDYNGYNQKFAKIIGKIEDACIYRR
- a CDS encoding NAD(P)H-quinone oxidoreductase subunit H, which codes for MARIETRTEPMILNMGPHHPSMHGVLRLIVTLDGEDVVDCEPVIGYLHRGMEKIAENRTNIMYVPYVSRWDYAAGMFNEAVTVNAPEKLANISVPKRASYIRVIMLELNRIANHLLWLGPFLADVGAQTPFFYIFREREMIYDLWEAATGYRLVNNNYFRIGGVAVDLPYGWVDKCEDFCDYFLPKVDEYERLITDNPIFRRRTEVIGTITREQAINWALSGPMLRASGVKWDLRKVDHYECYDDFDWEVQWETAGDCYARYLVRIREMRESVKIIRQAIKGLPGGPFENLEAKRMAGGPKSEWNGFDYQFIGKKIAPTFKIPKGEIYARVESGKGELGIYLIGDDNVFPWRWKIRAADYNNLQIFPHILKGAKVADIVAILGSIDIIMGSVDR
- a CDS encoding class I SAM-dependent methyltransferase, translating into MNDYNLDLCDAIALRISQCPQQRITFAEYMDLVLYHPQHGYYATNKVNIGAQGDFFTSPHLSADFGELLTEQFVQMWQILDCPVPFTLVEMGAGQGILAGDVLRYSQRQYPDFFNAIEYIIVEKSPALKKEQQQRLKELPIRWCAIEEIPTETIIGCCFSNELVDALPVHQFVIENGKLSEIYVTNQDSINFVEVADEPSTNELIKYFELVEIDLISPAYPDVYRSEVNLAALDWLSTVADKLQRGYLLTVDYGYIASRYYSPGRDRGTLQCYYQHAHHDNPYINIGRQDITAHVNFTALERWGELCRLQKIGFTQQGLFLMALGLGNRIASLSSSNATDGKAILQVLQRRDALHQMINPMGLGGFGVLVQSKGLSLQEMAQTLKGLSIPNSPTLT